The genomic window ccaatgaaaatcgacaaagaaacaaagaaacaaaaaggaaaaggcaaagaaaacaaagaaagaaaacaaaggaaACCAAAGTataacaaagaaagaaagaaaaacaaaagaaaaccaataaaaaggaaaaccaaatTTATAACAATGAGAGAAAAGAAAACCGGTGAAAAAACAGCAGGAAcccaagaaagaaagaagaaaatttGAAAGAAAAAACCCGTACTAGTGCAACCATTttacaagaaagagaaaaacaatcCATAGAACGAGCGAGCGACTGAGTGAACAACGCCGAGCGAGAAAACCTGCTTAGCTGCTTGCTACAACCTCGCCACTTAACTCCTACCCACAAAGTGATGTTAGTCTTAGTACCCTTGGCAATATTATTGCCGAGTCTCATTGACTCACGGATTCCACAAACAACCCCAGGTGCAGGTATGGGAAAGAATCAGGTGCTCCCAGCCTAGGGTACTCCCAGTGCTCCAAtgacaaaaatatatatttttaaacatttcaaaaaaaattatgaaaaaatttcTGAATGTTCAAAAAGAATATGACTACAACCCCTAAAAATTTCAGCTCCAAACTCAAAAtgcacattgagaaacaaaaaagacaaattcagatgtgaatagtgtcaaTGTTGCTTTAGTTTTAAAACTCAATGTACTCAGTTTTAGGACCGCAAACTAGTGCTATTTCACATACGTACAGGTAGGTTTCAGAGAATCCAAATATGCCATTAAGTACACAGTCCAGATTGACATTATGGTATTAGACATCAGAAAGTGGGTTAGAACTGCCATTTATCTTACCACTGCAATTATTCATCGACATACTCAACGCCCTCAGATGCCATGAACTCATGCGCAAAGCAATTAGGCCCAAGAAGACTTTGGGGAATATCCATTGTTGACCAAGTTACCATCACCTCCACAGTGGCCACACCAAGATTGAAAATGAAGGACTGACTTCCATGCTTTTCAACCGGGAAGATAGTGCATCGATGGATGTCCAACCCACCCTTCTGACTAAGCTTCAGTTTTACAACCAGCTTACTATCTCGCGCCACAGCAACCACGGCCCTGCTTAGCTCGGATGCCTCCGCAGTGATAACCCCATCAAACAGCTGAATTTTCCCATGTGAAACATAAGATGGGCTAGTGTAAGATCCTGCCAAACACAAGCTTAAGCAACTGCCCTTCTCAATTTCTGATATCCCAACCTGTACAGTGGCCTCCGAGGCACGTTCCAGAACTGCAAACTTTATGTCCACTGAGCCACCATCACCATCCATTCGCTGCGTGTTTACCCTGGCATGCCCTGAGATTCTGTCGCCGAATATGGCAACACCATCAATGACCTGTTGATCAtcaccttcttcttctcctcctgtcTTAATCTTCAGATTGAACTCTATCAGCACGGGAGCTTGCATTCTGATGCCTCTCTTGGGGCCAGACATTTGTATAAAGCCATCATGCTCGACCACCAAAGGATCATTTCTTGTACGGTTGAAGACGTAATTTCGCATAGGGTTCAACAGATCTCTGACAGCCACGTATCCATACAACTGAACTGGGCCACCAACATATGAAGAAGTGTAAGCTAGCTTCAGCGAGAATATCTGCATCATGGTGCGATAGGCATGCCTTTTACAAACCCTCCAGTTAGGCATGCAACTGTCATAAGGCACCGTCATCATCATTGACTCCAGACAAGCTGATAGAAAACAATAGAAATGAGTCACTAGGTAATTAAACTTATTAACCTGTAACTTTCAACTGAAAATTGACAAAATAGATTGATACAAGCAAAGACTTGAAACCTTGATTTTTGTACTCACACATATGAGACCTAATGTTGTCTAAAACTATAATGTTAGAACCAAAACATAAATATGATAACATTACAAATATCAACATAATAATACGGCAGTCCTAAAATTTGGATGATACCATAATACTAAGCACATACATAAATACTAAGAATAAATGTAAATAAAAAAAATagttgccaaaggtgccttggatAGATATTCTTTTATGTAAACATACCACTGGTGACTTTTGTGAGTATGTGGGCCGTTCTAGGATAAGCAGCAGTGTGTGAAAACAGTGGGTTCATGATTGATTTAAACAGGCTTGGAACTGGGATATCATTCTACAGAACTAACGAATCTAAATAATGAATCCAATTTAActttcaataaattgccaagtaaaACAAACAAGGGAAACACAGTCCAATAAAACACAACGATCCATGGATCTTGTCCGATTAAATATTTTTTAATCAACAGAAACAAGTGATCGTAAATGCTCAGTAGACATTTTATTAAGATAATACAACATCCCTATTTGATAATATCAAAAGATCACACCGTTAAATACAGCATTCCGTTTGAGCCTTTCATATGTTTCAGGCAAAGTAGGGAAGGCAGAAGGCTACTCAAGCTGAATTAGGACAAGCGCTTCCACTTACTCTTCCAAATTTTTTTTTAAGGTAGAACTAAATTGCTGAGTTGTGCCTCATTATGCACGAACTGTTCCTTGCCTACCCCAAAAGTTGTGTCTTCCTAGTAACAAAATCCGAAGGCGCTAAAGCCTCCACAGATGTTGCTGAACCGTCGAAGAACCACAAGACTTTATCTGCAATAGCCTATTCAAGCCAGGGTGTGACAACCACAAGAATGGCACCTCTTTCCCCAATAAGCTCGGGTCCTACAACTAGAAGAATGTTATCCATCTCACCTGGAGAGTAAGCCGAAGGATTATTATCCAGAACAACAGTTGGTAGTTGGTACATGGTCAAATCTCCATGGCGTAAAACAATGGCCTTTTGTGCAGAACTATGTCAGATCTCTATTTGGCAACCATGCTACTATTATGCTAACAACCACAGCCGTGATGCTGTTATTGTGAACCATGTCAGAATAAGGAACCATCTTGCTATTATGCTGAATGACTGCAGCTTTTTACTGAATGGGTGAATGGCTGCAGTTAAATATTGCTTGTGTGTTGAATCCAGTTGAAATGGCAGTCATGATCATTAGAGAAGGTAAAATGGCCCTAGTTAAAGGGAGGGCAACAGAGATGGAAAGTTGCAAAATGCTGCGCTCTTTTGATGGCACAAATCTAAAGTTGGGTATTTTAGTGGTATTTTGCCAATGTTGTGTTCTTGTAATGGAGTACTATGATTAGATGAGCTAAGCTAAGCTAAGCTAAGCTAGGATTGATGTTATCTCAGGTCATTCAACAATTGAGATGGAAAGAGCTACCTACTCTCGCTGGTATCGTAGAGACGATAAACTCTAGCCCAGTAACTGTTGCTTGTGTAGATGGATCCATCGCCATGCTTCAAGTTGCGAAGCAGTTCACCGCGCATGACGCCGTCGAGGGGGCGCCCGTCGGCGCCCAAGGCTACCCTGCGCCGGGGAGCCGTCGACGATGCAACCGCCTGCGGGCCGCCTATCTTCTCTTCGTTTGGATCGTCGCGGCCCCACGGAGTCATCGACGATGAGACGGCTTCCGCGCCACCGCCCCCCATCCCTCTTCTCTTTTCTTCGATTGGGTTGTCGTCGCCCAAGGTCGTTCGGCTCCTCGGAGCCATCGACGACGGGACTTCTTGGGCGCCGCCGCTCTCCATCGCTCCTTTTTCGCCTTCGATTGGATTTTGGCTCCGAtgcttttctattttttttttttttttttgagaatgctCCGATGCTTTTCTATTAGGACCCTTTAGCTGGCGATCAGTCGCTGGGAGGAGCCTCCCAGCGAACGTTTCCCTCTGTTCGCCAGCGGAAGGGCCATGGTGACTCTCCAATTGGCCCAAAGGTCCATTAAATAGTTTCTCTAGAAAATGCCATAAagaaaaatcagaaaaatgaaaaaatgtAACACAAGTTGCCATGTACCCAGTCATCACCCAAAAATTTTGTTTGCAAAAAGAAGTGGCAGCAGAAAAATACCACCTCTCAATATTAAAAAATGTCATTATCTTAACGTCATGCTGTTATAAATAAAAAATGTCAAACTCTTTCCCTAAAAAATGTCATTCTCTTATTAATATATGTCATATCATTATAACAAAAATCCCCTCACTATTAAAAATGCTATCATATTATAAACAAAAAATGGCATGCTCTTATATTAATAAAAACTGCCATGCCACTAATAATAAAAACGGCATTAAAAATGTCATCATCTTAATGATAAAAGAATTCCATCATCATAATAATAAGAATGTCATCCTACTTAATAAAATGGCATTCTCTTCTTAATAAAACTGCCATGCCGTTAAAAATAAAACTATCATCCTCTCAATAAAAAATGCCACCATCTTATAATAAAAAATGTCATCCACTTATAATAAAACTGCCCCGTGAGAAAGTAAAAAAAGTTATTTTATGGACGAAATAAAAAACAAAAACCTTCAAAAATATCATGTTGTATATAAACATAAGTTTTAACACAAATGTTCATGAACTGGGGGTGGGAAGAAATGTGAAATGGaaaccttacgttctttttaagtagtagagatattGATACTCGGTGGCTTGAATTTGGCGCAGATTAAAAtaatgattgtgtgcatcacatGATGCAGAGACTGAGTACGCCCTTTTCGAAACAAAATAGGAAAAATTGCCGTGGCTAAACATTTGGTCTCTGATTAAAATGGTTGCTGACTTTTTGGCATGCCAAAATGTCTCTTTGTCAACCATAGTTTGTTTTTCTTGTCATCTTTTGCTAGGATATCTCGTGCCTCCTGCTGGTGCCGCCGTCGGTCTACCTCATCTTCTATGGTCTTAGGGTCATGGAGGCGTGGTGGATCCCAGCCCTTGCCTGCGGGAAGGCTTCGTGTTTTCATGTTTTTTTTACTTTGTTAGGCATCATGCCCTGCTCAAAGAGGCGAGGCGGCAACGGCTGTCTAAACATCTAATAAGGATCTTTCCGTCCAGTCCCCATTTTGGTGGTGTTTCTAGCATTGTCAGAGAGCGTGTGGAGGTTTGTTTCCGGCGGACTCACGGGATTCGGTTGGCGTTTACTCATTCATAAAATGTTCGTTCATTCAAAAAAAAATgctcatgcatttaaaaaatgtttgttaaataaaaaaatgttcatgaattccaaAAATCGTTCCATcaatttccaaaaagatgttcatCGATTGTAGAAATGTTCGCCGATTGAAATAagttgtttcaaaaaatgttcacaattttttaaatgtttgcaaatagtataaaatgttcatgaattaaaaaatatgttcttaattttagaaaatgttaaaaATTTGTAACAGTGTTCACAAAATTGaataatgt from Triticum aestivum cultivar Chinese Spring chromosome 3B, IWGSC CS RefSeq v2.1, whole genome shotgun sequence includes these protein-coding regions:
- the LOC123067694 gene encoding uncharacterized protein gives rise to the protein MATCVTFFHFSDFSLWHFLEKLFNGPLGQLESHHGPSAGEQRETFAGRLLPATDRQLKGPNRKASEHSQKKKKKIEKHRSQNPIEGEKGAMESGGAQEVPSSMAPRSRTTLGDDNPIEEKRRGMGGGGAEAVSSSMTPWGRDDPNEEKIGGPQAVASSTAPRRRVALGADGRPLDGVMRGELLRNLKHGDGSIYTSNSYWARVYRLYDTSETCLESMMMTVPYDSCMPNWRVCKRHAYRTMMQIFSLKLAYTSSYVGGPVQLYGYVAVRDLLNPMRNYVFNRTRNDPLVVEHDGFIQMSGPKRGIRMQAPVLIEFNLKIKTGGEEEGDDQQVIDGVAIFGDRISGHARVNTQRMDGDGGSVDIKFAVLERASEATVQVGISEIEKGSCLSLCLAGSYTSPSYVSHGKIQLFDGVITAEASELSRAVVAVARDSKLVVKLKLSQKGGLDIHRCTIFPVEKHGSQSFIFNLGVATVEVMVTWSTMDIPQSLLGPNCFAHEFMASEGVEYVDE